A window of Streptomyces sp. DG1A-41 contains these coding sequences:
- a CDS encoding MurT ligase domain-containing protein has product MAGNSDPLSPRAKLAVTAGKAVAAASRAAGRGSGSVIGGRVALKLDPDLLARLAQNLDVILVSATNGKTTTTRLIAEALRAAGPVVSNALGANMPAGITSALAGNSDARYGVIEVDEKYLAGVARDTAPKCIALLNLSRDQLDRAAETRMLAENWREGLAGSKAVVVANCDDPLVVWAASSSPNVIWVAAGQMWKDDAWSCPSCGGVMQRPGDDWYCGECGFRRPTPSWALSGDHVLDPHGSAWPIHLQLPGRANKANAASSAAVAAVFGVPPQVALERMYQVQAVAGRYDVVQFQGRDLRLLLAKNPAGWLETFSLIDPPPAPVILSVNARSADGTDTSWLWDVDYTRLTGHPICVVGDRRLDLAVRLEVADQHFQVYENLDQAVQACPPGRIEVIANYTAFQDLRRRVGN; this is encoded by the coding sequence ATGGCAGGCAACTCGGACCCGCTCTCGCCGCGGGCCAAGCTGGCCGTGACCGCGGGCAAGGCGGTCGCGGCGGCATCACGCGCCGCGGGGCGCGGCAGCGGTTCGGTGATCGGCGGCCGGGTGGCGCTCAAGCTCGACCCCGACCTCCTCGCCCGGCTCGCCCAGAACCTGGACGTGATCCTGGTCTCCGCGACGAACGGCAAGACCACGACCACCCGGCTCATCGCCGAGGCCCTGCGCGCGGCGGGGCCCGTCGTCTCCAACGCGCTCGGCGCCAACATGCCGGCCGGCATCACCTCGGCGCTCGCGGGCAACTCGGACGCCCGGTACGGCGTGATCGAGGTCGACGAGAAGTATCTCGCCGGCGTCGCCCGGGACACCGCGCCGAAGTGCATCGCACTGCTCAACCTCTCCCGCGACCAGCTCGACCGCGCCGCCGAGACCCGCATGCTCGCCGAGAACTGGCGGGAGGGACTCGCCGGTTCCAAGGCCGTGGTCGTGGCCAACTGCGACGACCCGCTGGTGGTGTGGGCCGCGTCCTCCTCCCCCAATGTGATCTGGGTGGCCGCCGGGCAGATGTGGAAGGACGACGCCTGGTCCTGCCCGTCCTGCGGTGGCGTGATGCAGCGCCCGGGCGACGACTGGTACTGCGGTGAGTGCGGCTTCCGCCGTCCGACGCCGAGCTGGGCGCTCTCCGGCGACCACGTGCTGGACCCGCACGGCTCCGCCTGGCCGATCCACCTCCAGCTGCCCGGCCGCGCCAACAAGGCCAACGCCGCCTCCTCGGCCGCCGTCGCCGCCGTGTTCGGCGTGCCGCCGCAGGTCGCGCTGGAGCGCATGTACCAGGTGCAGGCGGTGGCCGGGCGGTACGACGTCGTCCAGTTCCAGGGCCGTGATCTCAGACTTTTGCTGGCGAAGAACCCGGCCGGCTGGCTGGAGACGTTCTCCCTGATCGACCCGCCGCCCGCCCCGGTCATCCTGTCCGTGAACGCGCGTTCCGCCGACGGCACCGACACCTCGTGGCTTTGGGACGTCGACTACACGCGTCTGACGGGCCACCCGATCTGCGTCGTCGGCGACCGGCGACTGGACCTCGCGGTGCGCCTGGAGGTCGCCGACCAGCACTTCCAGGTCTACGAGAACCTCGATCAGGCCGTGCAGGCGTGCCCGCCGGGCCGGATCGAGGTCATCGCCAACTACACGGCGTTCCAGGATTTGCGCCGCCGGGTCGGCAATTGA
- a CDS encoding acyl-CoA dehydrogenase family protein: MAEFTMELNDEQQEVRDWLHGFAADVIRPAAAEWDEREETPWPVIQEAAKVGIYSLDFYAQQYFDPTGLGIPMAMEELFWGDAGIALSIVGTGLAAVGVLANGTEEQIGIWIPQMYGDVNDVKVAAFCSSEPDAGSDVASMRTRAVYDEAKDEWVINGTKTWATNGGIANVHVVVAVVDPELGSKGHASFIIPPGTPGLSQGQKFKKHGIRASHTAEVILDNVRVPGSCLLGGKEKLDERLARAREKAKQGGERVKNAAMATFEASRPAVGAMAVGTARAAYEVALDYAKTREQFGRPIIDNQGVAFQLADMRTSIDAARLLVWRASWMAVNGKPFTAAEGSMSKLFASETAKDVTAQAIQILGGNGYTREYPVERMHRDAAIYTIFEGTSEIQRLVIARTLAGVPIR, encoded by the coding sequence ATGGCCGAGTTCACCATGGAGCTCAACGACGAACAGCAGGAGGTCCGGGACTGGCTGCACGGCTTCGCGGCCGATGTGATCCGCCCCGCGGCCGCCGAATGGGACGAGCGTGAGGAGACTCCCTGGCCGGTCATCCAGGAGGCCGCCAAGGTCGGCATCTACTCCTTGGACTTCTACGCCCAGCAGTACTTCGACCCCACCGGCCTCGGCATCCCCATGGCGATGGAGGAGCTGTTCTGGGGCGACGCGGGCATCGCCCTGTCCATCGTCGGCACCGGTCTGGCCGCCGTCGGCGTCCTCGCCAACGGCACCGAGGAGCAGATCGGCATCTGGATCCCGCAGATGTACGGCGATGTCAACGATGTCAAGGTCGCCGCGTTCTGCTCCTCCGAGCCCGACGCCGGCTCCGACGTGGCCTCCATGCGCACCCGGGCCGTGTACGACGAGGCCAAGGACGAATGGGTGATCAACGGCACCAAGACCTGGGCGACCAACGGCGGTATCGCCAACGTCCATGTCGTGGTCGCGGTGGTCGACCCGGAGCTCGGCTCCAAGGGCCACGCCTCCTTCATCATCCCGCCGGGCACGCCGGGGCTCTCCCAGGGGCAGAAGTTCAAGAAGCACGGCATCCGCGCCTCGCACACCGCCGAGGTCATCCTGGACAACGTGCGCGTCCCCGGCTCCTGTCTGCTCGGCGGCAAGGAGAAGCTGGACGAGCGGCTCGCCCGGGCCCGGGAGAAGGCCAAGCAGGGCGGGGAACGAGTGAAGAACGCGGCGATGGCCACGTTCGAGGCGTCGCGCCCGGCGGTCGGGGCCATGGCGGTCGGTACGGCCCGGGCCGCGTACGAGGTCGCCCTCGACTACGCCAAGACCCGCGAGCAGTTCGGGCGGCCGATCATCGACAACCAGGGTGTGGCGTTCCAGCTCGCCGACATGCGCACGTCCATCGACGCGGCCCGGCTCCTGGTCTGGCGCGCCTCCTGGATGGCGGTCAACGGCAAGCCGTTCACGGCGGCCGAGGGCTCGATGTCCAAGCTGTTCGCGAGCGAGACGGCCAAGGACGTCACGGCCCAGGCGATCCAGATCCTGGGCGGCAACGGCTACACCAGGGAGTACCCGGTCGAGCGGATGCACCGCGACGCGGCGATCTACACGATCTTCGAGGGTACGAGCGAGATCCAGCGCCTGGTCATCGCGCGCACCCTCGCCGGTGTGCCCATCCGCTGA
- a CDS encoding 6-phosphofructokinase, whose protein sequence is MRIGVLTSGGDCPGLNAVIRSVVHRAVADHGDEVIGFRDGWKGLLECDYLKLDLDAVGGILARGGTILGSSRVQPSHLRDGVERAKGHVEELGLDAIIPIGGEGTLKAARLMSDSGLPIVGVPKTIDNDIAVTDVTFGFDTAVGVATEALDRLKTTAESHQRVLVVEVMGRHTGWIALHSGMAAGAHAIVVPERPFDIEELTQRVGERFEAGKRFAIVVAAEGAKPRAGTMEFDEGGKDIYGHERFAGIARQLSVELERRLGKEARPVILGHVQRGGTPTAYDRVLATRFGWHAVEAVHRGEFGRMTALRGTDIVMVSLAEAVETLKTVPDDRYDEAECVL, encoded by the coding sequence ATGCGCATTGGTGTCCTCACGTCCGGCGGCGACTGCCCCGGCCTGAACGCCGTCATCCGGTCCGTCGTGCACCGTGCCGTCGCCGACCACGGCGACGAGGTCATCGGCTTCCGGGACGGCTGGAAGGGCCTTCTGGAGTGCGACTACCTCAAGCTCGACCTCGACGCGGTGGGTGGCATCCTCGCCCGCGGCGGCACGATTCTCGGGTCCTCCCGGGTCCAGCCCTCCCATCTGCGGGACGGTGTGGAGCGGGCCAAGGGCCATGTCGAGGAGCTCGGCCTCGACGCGATCATCCCCATCGGCGGCGAGGGCACGCTCAAGGCCGCGCGGCTGATGTCGGACAGCGGTCTGCCCATCGTGGGTGTGCCGAAGACCATCGACAACGACATCGCGGTCACGGACGTCACGTTCGGCTTCGACACGGCCGTCGGGGTGGCGACCGAGGCCCTGGACCGGCTGAAGACCACCGCCGAGTCCCACCAGCGGGTTCTGGTGGTCGAGGTCATGGGCCGGCACACCGGCTGGATCGCGTTGCACTCCGGGATGGCGGCCGGCGCGCACGCCATCGTCGTACCCGAGCGCCCGTTCGACATAGAGGAGTTGACCCAGCGGGTCGGCGAGCGGTTCGAGGCGGGCAAGCGCTTCGCGATCGTGGTGGCGGCGGAGGGGGCCAAGCCCCGGGCGGGGACCATGGAGTTCGACGAGGGCGGCAAGGACATCTACGGGCACGAGCGGTTCGCCGGGATCGCGCGGCAGCTGTCGGTGGAGCTGGAGCGGCGGCTGGGGAAGGAAGCCCGGCCGGTGATTCTCGGGCATGTGCAGCGGGGCGGGACGCCGACCGCCTACGACCGGGTGCTCGCCACGCGGTTCGGGTGGCATGCGGTGGAGGCCGTGCACCGGGGGGAGTTCGGGCGGATGACCGCGCTGCGGGGGACCGACATAGTGATGGTGTCGTTGGCCGAGGCCGTGGAGACGCTGAAGACGGTGCCGGATGATCGGTACGACGAGGCGGAGTGTGTTCTCTGA
- a CDS encoding ATP-dependent DNA ligase, whose translation MLLHRLARVSQEVAATSARSRKTALLAELFRDAEADDVPIVIPYLAGRLPQGRIGVGWKVLSRPVAPAAEPGLTVREVDALLSELAKVSGPGSQAERARLVGELMGAATVDEQRFLIGLLTGEVRQGALDAVAVEGLAQATGAPPADVRRAVMLAGSLQAVAEALLADGPAALDRFRLTVGRPVWPMLAHSASSVAEAVDKLGACAVEEKLDGIRVQVHRDGATVRLYTRTLDDITDRLPEVTAAALELRGERFILDGEVISFDEDGRPRSFQETAGRVGSRTDVATAARAVPVSPVFFDALSVDGHDLLDLPFAERHAELARLVPEPMRVRRTTVSGPDDLPTAEEFLAETLKRGHEGVVAKALDAPYSAGRRGASWLKVKPVHTLDLVVLAAEWGHGRRTGKLSNLHLGARTADGGLAMLGKTFKGMTDAMLTWQTERLRRLAVDDNGHVVTVRPELVVEIAYDGLQRSTRYPAGVTLRFARVVRYREDKRPEDADTVETLLAAHPEAGP comes from the coding sequence ATGCTGTTGCACCGGCTGGCCCGAGTGTCCCAGGAGGTCGCCGCCACCTCGGCGCGGTCCCGGAAGACGGCCCTGCTCGCGGAGCTCTTCCGGGACGCGGAGGCGGACGACGTGCCGATCGTCATCCCGTACCTGGCGGGCCGGCTGCCGCAGGGCCGGATCGGCGTCGGCTGGAAGGTGCTGAGCCGCCCGGTCGCCCCCGCCGCCGAGCCGGGCCTGACCGTGCGGGAGGTGGACGCCCTCCTGTCGGAGCTGGCCAAGGTGTCCGGCCCCGGCTCCCAGGCGGAACGGGCCCGGCTGGTCGGCGAGTTGATGGGCGCGGCGACCGTGGACGAGCAGCGGTTCCTGATCGGGCTGCTCACCGGCGAGGTGCGGCAGGGCGCGCTGGACGCCGTCGCGGTCGAGGGACTGGCCCAGGCGACCGGGGCGCCCCCGGCGGACGTACGACGGGCCGTGATGCTCGCCGGCTCCCTCCAGGCGGTCGCCGAGGCGCTGCTCGCGGACGGCCCCGCCGCCCTGGACCGCTTTCGCCTCACCGTGGGCCGCCCGGTCTGGCCGATGCTGGCGCACAGCGCCTCCTCGGTCGCCGAGGCGGTGGACAAGCTCGGCGCCTGCGCGGTCGAGGAGAAGCTGGACGGCATCCGCGTCCAGGTGCACCGGGACGGCGCCACCGTACGGCTGTACACCCGCACCCTCGACGACATCACCGACCGCCTGCCCGAAGTGACGGCGGCGGCGCTGGAGTTGCGGGGCGAGCGGTTCATCCTGGACGGCGAGGTGATCTCCTTCGACGAGGACGGCCGCCCCCGCTCGTTCCAGGAGACCGCCGGTCGCGTCGGCTCGCGCACGGACGTGGCGACGGCGGCACGTGCTGTGCCGGTCTCCCCCGTCTTCTTCGACGCGCTGTCGGTCGACGGCCACGACCTGCTCGACCTGCCGTTCGCCGAGCGGCACGCCGAGCTGGCCCGGCTGGTCCCCGAGCCGATGCGGGTGCGCCGCACGACGGTGTCCGGCCCGGACGACCTGCCCACGGCGGAGGAGTTTCTCGCCGAGACCCTGAAGCGTGGCCACGAGGGCGTCGTCGCCAAGGCGCTGGACGCCCCCTACAGCGCGGGCCGGCGCGGGGCGTCCTGGCTGAAGGTCAAGCCCGTCCACACCCTCGACCTGGTCGTCCTGGCCGCCGAGTGGGGCCACGGCCGCCGCACCGGCAAGCTCTCCAACCTCCACCTGGGCGCCCGCACCGCCGACGGCGGCCTCGCCATGCTCGGCAAGACCTTCAAGGGCATGACCGACGCGATGCTGACCTGGCAGACCGAAAGGCTCCGGCGGCTCGCCGTCGACGACAACGGCCACGTCGTGACCGTACGCCCGGAACTCGTCGTCGAGATCGCCTACGACGGCCTCCAGCGCTCCACCCGCTACCCGGCCGGCGTCACCCTGCGCTTCGCCCGCGTGGTCCGCTACCGGGAGGACAAGCGCCCCGAGGACGCCGACACGGTGGAGACGCTGCTGGCCGCGCATCCGGAGGCGGGCCCGTGA
- a CDS encoding TetR family transcriptional regulator, which yields MDTTQRTDQQRSADRRRRELLEAADRVVLRDGPQASMNAIAAEAGITKPILYRHFGDKGGLYAALAKRHTDALLDSLRAALDAPAERRERVEATLDTYLAAIEARPQVYRFLMHPAEGSQPGDQGFDVGKHSAPLLRRMGEELAQVIEERLDLGPGGQQLARVWGHGIVGMMHAAGDWWLGERPCSRAELVRSLADLLWGRLAAAGDRMGGPGF from the coding sequence ATGGACACCACGCAGCGGACCGACCAGCAACGGTCCGCCGACCGCCGACGGCGTGAGCTGCTGGAAGCCGCCGACCGAGTGGTGCTGCGCGACGGTCCGCAGGCCTCGATGAACGCGATCGCCGCGGAAGCGGGGATCACCAAGCCGATTCTGTACCGGCACTTCGGCGACAAGGGCGGACTTTACGCGGCCCTTGCCAAGCGGCACACGGACGCGCTGCTGGACTCGCTGCGGGCGGCGCTGGACGCGCCGGCGGAGAGACGGGAGCGGGTCGAGGCGACGCTGGACACGTATCTCGCGGCGATCGAGGCGCGGCCTCAGGTGTACCGGTTCCTGATGCATCCGGCGGAGGGGAGCCAGCCGGGGGATCAGGGGTTCGATGTCGGCAAGCACAGTGCGCCGTTGTTGCGGCGGATGGGCGAGGAACTCGCGCAGGTCATCGAGGAGCGGCTGGATCTCGGGCCTGGTGGGCAGCAGCTGGCGCGGGTGTGGGGGCACGGGATCGTCGGCATGATGCATGCCGCCGGGGATTGGTGGCTGGGGGAACGGCCTTGTTCTCGCGCCGAGTTGGTGCGGAGTCTGGCTGATCTGTTGTGGGGGCGGCTTGCGGCGGCCGGGGACAGGATGGGCGGTCCGGGGTTCTGA
- a CDS encoding NUDIX domain-containing protein yields MKRSAGLLLFHHTDDGLEVLLGHMGGPFFARRDAGAWTIPKGEYEPDESAWAAARREFEEELGLPPPDGETLALGEVRQTGGKIVTAWAIEADLDPATIAPGTFRMEWPPRSGRLQEFPELDRVAWFGLDRGREVIVKAQAAFLDRLAEHSP; encoded by the coding sequence GTGAAGCGCAGTGCCGGCCTGTTGCTCTTCCACCACACCGACGACGGCCTCGAAGTGCTGCTCGGCCACATGGGCGGCCCGTTCTTCGCCCGGCGCGACGCCGGGGCGTGGACCATCCCCAAGGGCGAGTACGAGCCCGACGAGTCCGCCTGGGCGGCCGCTCGACGTGAGTTCGAGGAGGAACTGGGGCTGCCCCCGCCCGACGGCGAAACCCTCGCCCTGGGCGAGGTGCGGCAGACAGGCGGCAAGATCGTTACGGCCTGGGCGATCGAGGCGGACCTGGACCCGGCGACGATCGCGCCCGGCACGTTCCGGATGGAGTGGCCGCCGAGGTCGGGACGGCTCCAGGAGTTCCCCGAGCTGGACCGGGTGGCGTGGTTCGGCCTCGACCGGGGCCGCGAGGTGATCGTCAAGGCGCAGGCGGCGTTTCTCGACCGCCTGGCGGAGCACTCGCCCTGA
- a CDS encoding transcriptional regulator translates to MTQTARDLLTTTTAELAPDPQSNPLVPRIARGEAPSSTLAALALEQSWVIPADRRAFLHLAERSLATDPEAAAFFRTLAEGEALAEERLSSFAHACGVTETRTAAYEPLPGCQAYPAYVAWLALNASPADVVLALTANFSAWGGYCTTIAEALRAHYGFTQEACAFFDFFAEPSAELDEMATAAVQAALDAGRLDEKRAHEHGRLLQVYEASFWSTLGDMPL, encoded by the coding sequence ATGACGCAGACGGCCCGGGACCTGCTGACGACCACCACAGCCGAACTCGCCCCGGACCCGCAGTCCAACCCCTTGGTCCCCCGGATCGCCCGTGGCGAGGCCCCCAGCTCCACCCTCGCCGCGCTCGCCCTGGAACAGTCCTGGGTGATTCCCGCGGACCGCCGCGCCTTCCTGCATCTTGCGGAGCGCTCCCTCGCGACCGATCCGGAGGCCGCGGCCTTCTTCAGGACCCTCGCGGAGGGCGAGGCGCTGGCGGAGGAGCGGTTGTCGTCGTTCGCACACGCGTGCGGCGTGACCGAGACGCGGACGGCGGCGTACGAGCCGCTCCCGGGCTGCCAGGCCTACCCCGCGTACGTCGCCTGGCTGGCCCTCAACGCCTCACCGGCGGACGTCGTCCTGGCCCTGACCGCCAACTTCTCCGCGTGGGGCGGCTACTGCACGACGATCGCCGAGGCACTGCGTGCCCATTACGGCTTCACGCAGGAGGCGTGCGCCTTCTTCGACTTCTTCGCGGAGCCGTCCGCCGAGCTGGACGAGATGGCGACAGCGGCGGTGCAGGCGGCTCTGGACGCCGGCCGTCTCGACGAGAAACGAGCACACGAACACGGTCGCCTACTTCAGGTGTACGAGGCGAGCTTCTGGTCGACGCTGGGGGACATGCCCCTTTAG
- a CDS encoding DUF6213 family protein translates to MNREVTLPLIVDDRGTLQVAAADVSKLLRTVGGRWVRLVEAGESGLDEDTVAELAIELAKLADRIDVACIAHSSGGGT, encoded by the coding sequence GTGAACCGCGAAGTGACTCTGCCTCTGATCGTCGACGACCGCGGGACCTTGCAGGTGGCTGCGGCCGATGTCAGCAAGCTGTTGCGGACGGTGGGGGGTCGATGGGTGCGGCTTGTCGAGGCCGGGGAGTCAGGGCTCGACGAGGACACGGTCGCCGAGTTGGCCATTGAGCTGGCGAAGCTGGCCGATCGGATCGACGTGGCCTGCATCGCGCACAGCAGTGGGGGTGGGACGTAG
- a CDS encoding glutamine amidotransferase yields MSDNQLRVVWIYPDLLSTYGDQGNVLVVERRARQRGLDVARLDVRSDQAIPTSGDIYLIGGGEDRPQRLAAERLRRDGGLTRAVENGAIVFSVCAGYQILGHEFINDLGQREPGLGLLDVVSVRGEGARCVGDVLGDIDPRLGLPPLTGFENHQGVTHLGPTARPLAQVRFGNGNGTGDGTEGAYNDTVFGTYMHGPVLARNPLIADLLLKLALDVNALPPTDDRWYEALRNERIAAAQQPA; encoded by the coding sequence GTGAGCGACAACCAACTGCGGGTCGTCTGGATCTATCCCGACCTGCTCAGCACCTACGGCGACCAGGGCAACGTCCTCGTCGTGGAGCGCCGGGCCCGGCAGCGCGGCCTGGACGTGGCGCGGCTGGACGTGCGCAGCGACCAGGCGATCCCGACCTCCGGCGACATCTATCTGATCGGCGGCGGTGAGGACCGCCCGCAGCGGCTCGCGGCCGAGCGGCTGCGCCGGGACGGCGGACTGACCCGGGCCGTGGAGAACGGCGCCATCGTGTTCTCCGTGTGCGCCGGCTACCAGATCCTCGGCCACGAGTTCATCAACGACCTCGGCCAGCGCGAGCCCGGCCTCGGCCTGCTGGACGTGGTGTCCGTGCGCGGCGAGGGCGCGCGGTGCGTGGGTGACGTGCTGGGCGACATCGACCCGCGCCTCGGCCTGCCCCCGCTGACCGGCTTCGAGAACCACCAGGGCGTCACCCACCTCGGCCCCACCGCCCGCCCGCTCGCCCAGGTGCGCTTCGGTAACGGCAACGGCACGGGCGACGGCACGGAGGGCGCGTACAACGACACCGTCTTCGGCACGTACATGCACGGCCCCGTGCTCGCGCGCAACCCGCTGATCGCGGACCTGCTGCTGAAGCTGGCCCTCGACGTCAACGCGCTGCCGCCGACCGACGACCGCTGGTACGAGGCACTTCGCAACGAGCGCATCGCGGCTGCGCAGCAGCCTGCGTAG
- the def gene encoding peptide deformylase has protein sequence MRNSSIPGAHGHVRPLTLHGDPLLHTPCAEVTHFGPELARLVEDLFATMYAAQGVGLAANQIGEPLRIFVYDCPDDEDVRHLGHVVNPRLVEADGVVIRGPEGCLSLPGLEAATERYDHAVVEGFTVTGAPITIHGTGFFARCLQHEYDHVEGRIYADHLTGWRHRKLMRQVARASWRR, from the coding sequence ATGCGAAACAGCTCCATCCCCGGCGCCCACGGCCACGTGAGACCCCTCACGCTGCACGGCGACCCGCTCCTGCACACACCCTGCGCGGAGGTCACCCACTTCGGCCCTGAACTGGCCCGCCTCGTCGAGGACTTGTTCGCGACCATGTACGCCGCCCAGGGCGTTGGCCTGGCCGCCAACCAGATCGGCGAGCCGCTGCGGATCTTCGTCTACGACTGCCCCGACGACGAGGACGTCCGGCACCTCGGCCACGTGGTGAACCCGCGCCTGGTCGAGGCGGACGGAGTGGTGATCCGGGGCCCGGAGGGCTGCCTGTCCCTGCCGGGCCTGGAAGCGGCCACGGAACGTTACGATCACGCGGTGGTCGAGGGCTTCACGGTGACCGGCGCCCCGATCACCATCCACGGCACGGGCTTCTTCGCCCGTTGCCTCCAGCACGAGTACGACCACGTGGAGGGCCGCATCTACGCGGACCACTTGACAGGCTGGCGCCACCGCAAGCTGATGCGACAGGTGGCCCGGGCCTCTTGGCGCCGGTGA
- a CDS encoding cytochrome c oxidase assembly protein, with amino-acid sequence MDHSGHGMTMDLPPFTLGRGLEWSADPFFLIACLAGLALYGWGVVRLVRRGDKWPVGRTVAFVVGVLSIVLMMCTQLNDYGMVMFSVHMVQHMVISMVSPILILLGAPITLALRALPTAGRGRKGPRELLLMFLHSHYMRIVTHPAFTIPLFIASLYGLYFTPLFDFLMGSTTGHIAMMVHFLAVGLVFFWPIMGVDPGPHRPGYLMRMLELFAGMPFHAFFGIALMMASEPMVEAFKNPPASLGIEALSDQNAAGGIAWAFSEIPSVLVLVALLFQWYASDQRQARREDRAADRDGDKELEAYNAYLSSLHARGN; translated from the coding sequence ATGGATCACAGCGGGCACGGCATGACCATGGATCTGCCGCCGTTCACGCTGGGACGAGGGCTGGAGTGGTCGGCCGACCCGTTCTTCCTCATCGCCTGCCTGGCCGGGCTGGCGCTGTACGGGTGGGGTGTCGTGCGACTGGTGCGACGCGGGGACAAGTGGCCGGTGGGGCGGACGGTCGCCTTCGTCGTCGGCGTGCTGAGCATCGTGCTCATGATGTGCACCCAGCTGAACGACTACGGCATGGTCATGTTCAGCGTGCACATGGTGCAGCACATGGTGATCAGCATGGTCTCGCCGATCCTGATCCTGCTCGGGGCGCCGATCACGCTGGCGCTGCGCGCCCTGCCGACGGCGGGGCGGGGCCGCAAGGGGCCGCGTGAGCTGCTGCTGATGTTCCTGCACAGCCACTACATGCGGATCGTCACCCACCCGGCGTTCACCATCCCGCTGTTCATCGCGAGCCTGTACGGGCTGTACTTCACGCCGCTGTTCGACTTCCTCATGGGCTCCACGACGGGGCACATCGCGATGATGGTGCACTTCCTCGCCGTCGGCCTGGTGTTCTTCTGGCCGATCATGGGCGTGGACCCGGGCCCGCACCGGCCGGGCTACCTGATGCGGATGCTGGAGCTGTTCGCGGGCATGCCGTTCCACGCGTTCTTCGGGATCGCGCTGATGATGGCGTCCGAGCCGATGGTCGAGGCGTTCAAGAACCCGCCCGCCTCGCTCGGCATCGAGGCGCTGTCCGACCAGAACGCGGCGGGCGGCATCGCCTGGGCGTTCAGCGAGATCCCGTCCGTGCTGGTGCTGGTCGCGCTGCTGTTCCAGTGGTACGCCTCGGACCAGCGGCAGGCCAGGCGCGAGGACCGGGCGGCCGACCGTGACGGGGACAAGGAACTCGAGGCGTACAACGCCTATTTGAGCTCGCTGCACGCACGCGGGAACTGA
- a CDS encoding NAD(P)/FAD-dependent oxidoreductase, which produces MTEKYAVVVIGGGAAGLSAALVLGRARHRTLVVDAGEPRNAPAAHMQGYLSRDGMPPAEFLAVGREEIARYGVELVRDRVVEVEKGEDFAVVLAGGRTVRARRLVVATGLRDELPAVPGVAERFGRDVLHCPFCHGWEVRDQAFGVLASSPASVHQALIVSQWSKDVRFFLHTVAEEELSDQDLRRLAAAGVDVVPGEVAGLVVEDDRLTGVRLAGGAPSGGGTTHARSVLFVSPRPVPQTGLLERLGAELRETPLGAYPAVDPTGLTTVPGVWAAGNAIGFAEQVVHAASGGYRAASAIVGDLLMTDLDAAVRE; this is translated from the coding sequence ATGACCGAGAAGTACGCGGTGGTCGTCATCGGCGGGGGTGCGGCGGGCCTGTCCGCGGCGCTGGTGCTGGGCCGGGCCAGGCACCGCACGCTGGTCGTCGACGCGGGCGAGCCGCGCAACGCGCCCGCCGCGCACATGCAGGGCTATCTGTCGCGGGACGGGATGCCGCCCGCCGAGTTCCTCGCCGTCGGCCGGGAGGAGATCGCGCGCTACGGCGTGGAGCTCGTGCGGGACCGGGTGGTGGAGGTGGAGAAGGGCGAGGACTTCGCCGTGGTGCTGGCCGGCGGGCGGACCGTGCGGGCGCGGCGGCTGGTCGTCGCGACCGGGCTGAGGGACGAGCTGCCGGCGGTCCCCGGGGTCGCCGAGCGGTTCGGCCGGGACGTGCTGCACTGCCCGTTCTGCCACGGCTGGGAGGTGCGCGACCAGGCATTCGGGGTGCTGGCGTCGAGTCCGGCGAGCGTGCACCAGGCGCTGATCGTGTCGCAGTGGTCGAAGGACGTGCGGTTCTTCCTGCACACGGTCGCCGAGGAGGAGCTGTCCGACCAGGATTTGCGCCGGCTCGCCGCGGCCGGGGTGGACGTGGTGCCCGGCGAGGTCGCGGGCCTGGTGGTGGAGGACGACCGGCTCACCGGTGTCCGGCTCGCTGGGGGTGCCCCCTCCGGGGGAGGTACGACGCACGCCCGCTCCGTGCTGTTCGTCAGCCCGCGCCCCGTCCCGCAGACCGGCCTGCTGGAGAGGCTCGGCGCCGAGCTGCGCGAGACGCCCCTCGGCGCGTACCCGGCGGTCGACCCGACCGGGCTGACGACCGTTCCGGGCGTGTGGGCCGCGGGCAACGCGATCGGCTTCGCCGAGCAGGTCGTGCACGCGGCGAGCGGCGGGTACCGGGCGGCGTCCGCGATCGTCGGGGATCTGCTGATGACCGACCTCGACGCGGCCGTCCGCGAGTAG